A window of uncultured Methanobrevibacter sp. genomic DNA:
CTCAATGGACTATATGAAGGATTTAAAAAATTGTTTGATAATTTAAAAAATGAATCAATCAAACCGCAAATAGTCAAAAGTGATTCTAAAGAAGATGTGATTCCTCTTGATTTAATAAAATATGATTCATTTGAAAAAACATATTATAATACTTTCAATGAAGCCTGTGATGAATTCTATTCAAAAAAAGTAAACACCGACATCAAACAAATTAAAGAAAATGCATGGAATAAAAAGGTAGGTAAATTTGAAAAAAGATTAAAGTTACAGCAAGAGACCCTCGATAATTTTGAAAAAACAATTGCCGAAAGTACACTTAAAGGAGAAGTTATCTATTCCAATTACACAACCATCGAAAACATAATAAATGTAGTAAATACTGCTAGAGATAAGGATTACTCTTTTAAGGAAATTGGAAAAACACTCAAAAAAGCCAAAAAAGATGGAATGGCAGAAGCTCAAATATATGAATCAATTGACCCGATGGGAATATTGACATTAAAAATAGATGATACAACATTAAACATCGATCCAAAATTGACAATACCTGAAAATGCTGAAAATTACTATGAAAAATCTAAAAAAGCTAAAAGAAAAACAAAAGGTGCTTTAATAGCAATTGAAAACACCAAAAAACAACTTGAAGATATCAAATCTAAAAAGGATAGTGCAATGGAAAACATTTCAGTGCCTAAAAAAAGAGTTAAGAAAGATCTCAAGTGGTATGAGAAATTAAGATGGTTTGTAAGTTCAGATGACATTTTAGTGGTTGGAGGTCGTGACGCAAACAGTAATGAAAGTGTTGTGAAAAAATATTTAGAACCAAATGATATTTATCTACATGCAGATATACATGGTGCGACATCAACTGCAATAAAATTAAATGGAAATAAATTAAATGACAATCTCCTTAAAGAATCTGGTGAGTTTGCAGCATCATTTTCATCTGCTTGGTCAAAAGGTTTCACATCTCAAGACGTATTTTGGGTCCATCCGGACCAAGTTTCAAAAACACCTGAAGCTGGAGAATTTTTAGCAAAAGGGTCATTTGTAATAAGGGGCCATCGTAATTATATTAGGGGAGCAAGATTAAAATTGGCTGTGGGAATAGTTGATTATGAAGGTAAAAGAATTATGGCTGGTCCAATTGAAGCTTTAGAAAAGCACAGTCAAAATTTTGTTGTTTTAAAACCAGGTTTTACAAAAAAAGAAGCAATAGCTAAAAAAATATTGCATAAAATAAATGAAGACGATTTAATAACTCTTGATGATATAATAAGAGTGTTGCCGTCTGGAAAATGCGATATTGATGAAGAGTATCATCAAAGAAAAAAATATGAAAAAAATTAATCCTGATAGTTTTCAGGATCAAACTCAAAATATTCATCCGGATTCATGACCACTACATCAATGTTAGGGTTGAATTGACTAACAAAATTAGCAAAAATTGCAGGGTCCTGCTCTATTGGAGGAAAAGTATTGTAATGCATAGGTATAACTGCTTTAGGGTTTAACCACATTGAAGCCAATGCCGCTTCAAAAGGACCCATTGTAAACTTATCACCAATAGGAA
This region includes:
- the rqcH gene encoding ribosome rescue protein RqcH — encoded protein: MKPMSNVDIFTISDELNNLLSGARVDKSFQPTKDIVVMRFHVPGTGRIDLVMQCGSRIHTSQYPLENPTTPPTFPMLLRKRIKGGHVESIKQHNFDRVVEIRVKKDKYYTIIVELFDKGNIILLDDENNIILPLKRKHWSNRDISSKREYVFPEERGMNPITISENEFTELFENNADSDVVRTLARNGLGSLYAEEVIARANEITEIDKNTVNNNLTEEQLNGLYEGFKKLFDNLKNESIKPQIVKSDSKEDVIPLDLIKYDSFEKTYYNTFNEACDEFYSKKVNTDIKQIKENAWNKKVGKFEKRLKLQQETLDNFEKTIAESTLKGEVIYSNYTTIENIINVVNTARDKDYSFKEIGKTLKKAKKDGMAEAQIYESIDPMGILTLKIDDTTLNIDPKLTIPENAENYYEKSKKAKRKTKGALIAIENTKKQLEDIKSKKDSAMENISVPKKRVKKDLKWYEKLRWFVSSDDILVVGGRDANSNESVVKKYLEPNDIYLHADIHGATSTAIKLNGNKLNDNLLKESGEFAASFSSAWSKGFTSQDVFWVHPDQVSKTPEAGEFLAKGSFVIRGHRNYIRGARLKLAVGIVDYEGKRIMAGPIEALEKHSQNFVVLKPGFTKKEAIAKKILHKINEDDLITLDDIIRVLPSGKCDIDEEYHQRKKYEKN